GACCTTCCACTGATCGATAAGCGCGAGAACTTCTTCAGTGAGGCGAGCGACCTTCTGGTTCACTTCGCGAACTTCGTCCAAGTACTTGCTTTCGGCATCGAGCTTTTCGATCTGTTCACGGAGAGAAGCATCCTTGTTGCTGTCGAAGAACGGCAAGCGGAATGCGAGGTTCAAGAAGAACTTGTCCGAAGTCTTGCGGTCATCCGTTTCAGGGACAATAGCTCTCAAGGTATATCCCAAGGCCTTGTCGTTATCCCATTTGCCGTTGCAATCACCATCAATTATTTCGCCAGGACAAGCTCCAGATTTTGTCATAAACTCATTCCAATACTTGCCATATTTATCTTTACTCACATCACTATAGTCCAAGTCCTTGTACTTTTCCATCAAGGATTCAACCTGGAGCGAGTAACCGATACCGACATGAGAAATGTAGTTGCGGTCCTTGCTGGCGTCCTGCATTGCCTTGGAAATATCGGAATCGCGCTTGCCCTTGGCAAGAGCCACAAGCGGGAAGCTTTCGTCAACAGTCACACCATTCTTCAGAAACTCGGCAAGTTCTTCCATCGTCGGGAGGAAGGCCGAATCCAATTTAACATTGTCATATTCAGGAGCCCAAGCCAGCATTTTAAGTTCGGCATCGCGGAGCGCCGTGCTGTCCGAAAGCAAGTTTGCCTTGAGCGAAGCGTTCTTCTCGAGCGATGCCATCAAATCTTCGGCATTGAACGAAGCGGACCCCGACTTAAGGTGGAGCACCTCGATACGGTCCTGAATAACCTGCAAGAGTTGCTTGTTGATTTCGTTAATTTTCTGGCGCAACACATAGCGCACGCCGCGTTCGTAACGGTCGTAAAGGAGGATCGAGCGTTCAACGGCAAAAGAGGCCTGCTGGTAATTCTTAACCGCCTCATAGTGAGCCTTGTCAGCAGCGCGTTCGCCAAAAGCCTGCGGAGTCACGCGGAGTTCAAAGTCGTGCTTGGCAAAGCTAAAACCATCCATCTGGTAGCGGAGCTCAACCTTGTCCCAAAGCTTGAGATTCCGAGCGGCAGAGGTTGCCTCGGCGCGTTTTTCCGCGGCCTGGTATCTCGGGTCCGTTTTTGCGGATTCGATAAGCATCTCCCAATTGAGGGGGCGTGCAAAAACAGCTGCGGAAAGAGCCAGTGTTATTAACGTTACTTTTTTCATTACTTCTTAGCCTTCTGTTGCTGTTTTTCCAGGTTGCGCTTGCTCGTTTCGGTGATGGTCACCATTTCGCCAAGCAAGAACTGATTTTCTTCCGGGATCTTGATGGTCACTTCACGACCATAGACTGGAATTTCGGGCATTTTCCACATGCGGGTCGGGAACGGCACGATGCGGCTCGAAAGGCCAACCACTTCGCCAATCACAGCCTTGCCCTTACCAGTAAGGGAAGTCACCTTCACGGCTTCGCCGAGGTTCGTGTTTTCGTAAATCTGTTCGTTGATATAGCCGCGGATAAGCGTCGGGGACTTGTGAGCAAGCGTCACAATAGGAGCAAAGCTAGAGACCTTTTCGCCATCGCGCACGTTCACATCACCGACAACCCAGTTTTCCTTGGCAATCTGGGTGAGTTCCTTCTGTTGCTTGCGAAGTTCGGCCAGTTCCTTGCGGATGTTTGCCGCTTCGGTCTTGCCGCTAGACTTCTGGAGCTTGTTGCTGCCACGGAGGAGAGCAATCTGTTCATTAGCGCTCTTGGTTGCAAGAGCAAGTTCGTTCTTGAGACTCTTGATGCGCATTGCCATGGCGTCGTTGCCATCGGCCTTGGACTTCGAACCCTTGAGACTTGCAAGCTTGGCAGAAATAGCCTTGTTGCTTTCGTATTCCGATTCGAGCGTGCGAATTTCGGCAGAGAGCGCGAGACGGCGGGTTTCGAGGTTCGCCTTGACTTCGGCCACCTTCTGGTCGATTTCGGCAGAACTCAAGTTGCTGCGGCCTTCGAGAGCATCAAGTTCACGGGTGAGTTCAGCAACGCGGAGCGTGAGGTCCGGACGGTTGATGACAACAATCGTATCGCCGGGCTTGACCTCTTGACCTGGAACCACGTAAATCTTGACGATTTCGGTGGGAGACGGGAGGCTGATAATCGTTTCGCTAGATTCAGCAATGCCACGGAACATAGCCGCCTTGCCCTGGTAGATAAAGCCAAGCATCACGGCAAAGAGCACACAGAGAATCCAAGCAATAGAAAGCTTGTGGGTATAGACGTAAGCGACACCCGCATTGTTCTTGTGAGTATTCCAGAAATTGTCGAGAAGATCTTCAAGTTTATTCATTTTTCAAACCTCCTTACATTTCCGTCGTTGCGTCTTGCATCATGAACTGGACATCCGAAATACCTTCGACCTTCGAGAGAAGCGTGAGGATTTCGGCAGCAGGCTTTGTTGCACGGAGGCGGATCTGGTAAGCGACGTCCAAGCGGGCTCCGCCATCGACTTCACGCATCGTAATCAAAATAAAAGTCTTTAAATTACCCTTCATGATATCTTCAACCTGGCCACGGACCTTCGGTTCGTTCGGGAGAGCAAAGCGGAGCATACCGTCAAAGAAGTGCTTGGTACCAAGACCCGTGCGAGAAAGGAGGAACGCCACACAGCTAAAGGCAATCGTACCGCCGACCGCGGCACCCCAGGCGTAAACACCGCAACCGATACCGGCGCCAAGTGCGGCAAAGATGAACATGATATCACGAGGATCCTTGAAGCTCGTACGGAAGCGGACCACCGAGAGGGCACCCATCATGCCAAGACCACGACCAACGTTATCGCCGATGGCCTGCATCACCATTGCGGCAACCACTGCACTGAGCACAATGCCCTGCACAAAATTTCGCGAGTAAGAAAGACCAAGGAAAGTCTTCTCGTACGTCCATGCAATCGTAGAAGACAGGATGAAAGCAAGGATCAAGGTGTAAGCAAGCGTAATGATCGTTGCATTTGTTGTGCTGGACTGGACAGCAAGAAGGTCAAGCATAGTAACTCCGTTAATTAATTCTTTTTTTTAGCCTGTTCCCCCAAAATCTACTTAAAAACAAGCAATTCACACTCGCAATTTTGTAAATAATGGACTAACAAAAAAATTACAATCCGCTTTTTTATTCCGGATTTGGGCGAATCTCACCCAATTTTTTTATTCCAGGCTGTAGAACCCACGCTAAAAATAATAAAAGTACATTTTTCGTTCTTGAAAAAAATAATTACACGTTGGTTACTCTAACAACGCATTGAGGAAACCGCAACAACTGTTTATTTTTGGAAACAAACCAACGATTTGCAGACGATTGATACCAGCAGTTTACAAAGTCTGGTTAATAGAAAGTTACAAAGAAGTCTCCGCGGAGTAACGGCGAACCGAATGGAGCAATTGGGGGATTCGGAGTTTAAAATTCGAAGTTTAGAGTTCGGATGTCGAAGAGCCTTCCGAAATTTTCCAAAACAAATACGTTCACATTCAAACATACACTCAAACCTTTAATTTCATATATTTATTTGTAATAGTTGGAGAAGTTTATGCGGAATACGTTATTTTGTCTACTTTGTGGAATTTTATTTTTTTGGCTGTAGCGAGGAGAATCCTTTTACTATTTTCGCAAATTCATCAAACGATGAATCATCTAGTTCAATCTTTGTAGAATCGTCATCTTCAGAAGAATTTAGATTATCATCGTCTTCATTCGACATGTTCTCCAGCAGTTCCGAAATAAGTTCTTCAAGTTGGCCCCAATACTCTTACGGAGAATTAATTGACAAGCGAGATGGTCAAGTTTACAGGACCATCAAAATTGGCGATCAGACGTGGATGGCAGAAAATTTGAATTATGCCTATCCACATAAAATTCGCGATTTGGATTCGGCAAGCTGGTGCTACAACAACGAGCCCGACAATTGTGCAAAATACGGCAGGCTATACATGTGGGAAGCAACAATGGACTGCAACGCATTTGAATACACGGATAATTACTATGATTACGATTCTTTTTGCACCGAACAGGTTTACAAAACAGAAGAATCTTTTAATTTCTATCGCGGAACCTGTCCTGAAAATTGGCATATTCCATCGCATGACGAATAGCCTTTGCTGAAAAGTACAGCAAACAACTTTGCAACGGATTTAAAATCGACTGTTGATTGGCGCGATGACGGAAACGGTAGTGACATCCTGGGATTCAGCGTCCTCCCTGCAGGTGAATGCAAAGCTTATTCTGGAGGAGAATGTACTAGAATAAGAGAAAAAACATGCTTTTGGACAACCAGACAAATAGACCGCACCATACATGATATTACCCCAGAAACTTGGAACGATTATTTCTGGGCAAGCATTTTCTGTCTTACAGCAAACAGCAAGGATATTTCTAACGAAGTAATCGATAAATTTGATTATGCTCTTTCCGTCCGCTGCGTGAAGGATAATTAAGCACCGTACTTGCGACATGGAATGTATGGATCCTCGATTCGCGAGGATGACGGGACACGCGTGGATGACTTAGCAAAAGAAGTCCTCACAATTGTGAGGACTTTTTGGGGTGTTGAGGAGTGTTTAATTTACAAGCCGTTTTTATTGAATAGCGTGTAGCCACGCACGAGACCGTCTTGGAAAAAACGAACAATGTAGTTACCGTTCTTGAGGCCCGCAATATCAACCGTGAAGTTGTTTGCGCCGGCGGTAAGCATCTGCGAGAGTTTTAGGCGCCCGTCCATCGAATAGATTTTCACGCTTGTCGTTTTTGCAAGCGGAAGGTCCGATGCAATTTGGAGAGTCTGCGAAGTGGCTCGCACGCGGAATCCCAGGTTCACTTTGGCGACCGGCGCAATGTCCGTCGGCGGGTCAACAACGACCGGCTTTGGCTTGTTGCGAAGGAGGCGCACGCCAAAGATACCGCCCACCATTCCAGAGCTTGCCGAGAACGAGATGCGCACGATTTTTTTATTCTTCACCATTTTGTCCGGAATCGGGTACGTCACGTTCACAAATTCATCCTTTTTCCACTTGCCCGAAATATTCTCGGTCACGAGCTTTTCTCCGTCAATGGAGATGTCGAATTCACGAGTGCAGCCTTCGTTGCCCCAGTAGCGCACCATGAGGCTTAAGGAATCTTCGCTGTTCGTCTCGAATTCGTAGCTGATGAGGCCGCCATCGCCGCCCGAGCACTTGCCAGCGTCGCGGTAGAATTCGCCTTGGTGCGTGCCCGAAGTGGAATTTTCGATTTTCATCTTGTGATCAACTTCTGGCTGTTGCTCGCCGGGAGCGACTTTGTCAACGGTCTTTTCATCAAGCGCCAAGGCCTCTTTTTGTTCTTTTTCCAAGCGGTCAAGAATCGAGGGATCTGTCAGCACCATCCAGTACATCATGTAACGAGCATCGTGAACTTCGTAGAAGGGCTGCAAAAGCAGGTTTGCGTCTTTTTGCTTTGCGAAGAGGTAAGGCGCCTTGAAGTGCATCGGCTCGCCCTTCACGGGTTCCACCTTCGACGGGATATCTTCTTTTTTGCTTGCAAGCATCGGCGCCTGATCCAACGATTCCAACGCTCCGGATGCGATATGGCTCCAGCGGCCATCATCAGCAACAAGACCGTTCAAGTTCGCAGTACCCGTCTTTGCAGAAAGCACAATCGGGCCATGCAAAAGCGCTACGTAATCGGTCACGCCCGGCAAATCCTCGACATGCGTGTACATCGGGTAAAGCACTTCGACGACATCACCAGACTTCCAGGCCTTCCCTGCTGAAACATAGCTCGACGGCGTAGATTTTTTCACAACGGTATCGCCATTGACAATGACCTTGAATTCACCTTCCTTGACCCAGTACGGATGGCGAATTTGCATGTCAAATTCACCGCTACCCGTAATCGTAAACTTGGAAGATTCACCCTTCGGGAAGGCGGTCTCTTGCTTGATTTTTACGCTTTTGTCTTTCCAGTTCAAGACGGAAGCCGCAAAGAGGTTTACGTAGAGAGCATCCTTGTCTTTCGTATAAATAAACTGGTTGTACTTTGCCGGGTTTTCCATGCCGGAACCCACGCAGCACCACATGCCCGCATTGACCTTGGAATACACGCGGTAATGGCGCGGACGAGCCGGGGTGAAGTAAACGTAGCCGCCATGCGTCGGGTGGATTGTCGAAAGGATATGGTTGAAAAGCGCACGTTCATAGAAATCAGTGTAATGCGCATCATGCTTGATGTTGAAAAGGCGCTCCGTCAGCTTGAGCATGTTGTACGTATTGCAGGATTCAGGACCTTCACGTTCTTCCACGAACTTTTTATGGTTGTTGAGCGCCGGGAAATGTTCCGAAATGCTGTTGCCGCCAATGGCGATACTGCGTTTATTCACAACTGTCTGCCAGAAGAAATCGGAGCCCTTCTTGAAATTCTGATCGCCGGAAAGTTCAGCGATGCGTGCGAAACCAACAACTTTAGGCACCTGCGTATTGGCATGCACGTTCGTCAAGTTGTCGTTCCCTTGCGACATCGGGTCCAAAAGCCACTTGTGCGACCACTTCTTTGCCGCGTTCAGGTACTTCTCGTTTTTCGTGAGGTAGTAAGCGTCCGCATAGACTTCAGGCATACCGCCATGTTCCGTGCCGAGCATCTGCTGCATTTTGGAATCGTTGAGACCGTCCGTAATCGTAATGCCCCAGTCGCAAAGCGCCAAGAACATCGTCTTTGCTTGCTCGTAGCCCGCATAAACGTAAGCATCGCGGAGGCCCGCATAGAGCTTGTGGATATTGTACCACGGCACCCAATAGCCGTTCTGGGCGCCCGCATTGCCGCTCTTCATGCTGAGCCACATCTTTTTGCCGTTGGGAACGCCACTGATATAGCCCTTGAAATTGTTGTCCTTGGAATTCTGGTCCTGGATTGTCTTGAGTTCTTTCAAGATGTATTCGAGGCGTTCCTTGACTTGGACGTCATCGTTATCGGCATAATGCATGGCCAAAGCACTCAAGTAATGCCCAAGCACGTGGCCGTCAAGCCCTGCCCAGTTCGGGAACTTAGAAGCCTTGGGCCTCATTCCCGCTTCTTCGTAGAACGGAGCAAGCAAACGGTCCACATCGTAGCTAAGGAGCGTTTCGACGTTCAAATCCTGACGTTCCTTCAAGACGCCATCCAAAAGTTGCACATCCGACAATGCGAACATGTCAGGGTAGAGCACATCCTGCGAAAATCCGAGACTGCAAGCGACTCCCATCAGCGCTAGTGTCGTGCGTAAACGTTTACCAAACCATCCGAAATTCATTGTTTCCACCTTTTTTGATTATTAACCCTTACCCAGAAAATAAACAGAAAAAAAGGCGCCCCTTAAGGCGCCTCTTTAAATAGTTTTGACAATTCTACAAAAGGGTTTTACAAACCAAAGGAATTTATAGAAACACTCTCACTGCAATCAGATTTCGATTCCAAGGTAAATTCGTCTAAGACAGAATCAAAAGCGGCGTTTCCTTCCGTGTATGCGCAATAAGCATCTAGATTTCCTTTATCATCGCATGATCCAACAAACAGGTCCTCTGCGGTTTTAATCAAACACAAACTTTTGAAATTTTCAAAGACAGTTTCACATTCAGCACCGAAATTATTCAACACAATACTCCGTTCTACACGATTGCCCGGTCCAAGCTTGAACTTTGTAGAATACGTTTTTGCATCGCTTGCACAAGAAGCAGCCGCTCCTTTTTCGTTACCATAAACATAAATTCGACCATCTGATTTAGAAGCTGCGCCACTCTTAATTTCAATAGCTACAACTTCAGTAACCTTCGTATCGAATGCTATTTTAACAGATTTTGACAATCCTTCCTCGCCAGCCGACGAACTGCTTTCCGGATCTACACTAATCTCTGGCGGACCAACCCAAATATCACCTGAAGAACTGCTGCTTTCCAAAGAACTACTATCCCCCCCCCCTGCAAACGGATTTGCGTTTGGGTCAACAGTTCCACTAGAGCATGCAACCAATGCAAGCCACGATACGAATCCAATTAAATAAAAACTCTTTTTAAGCATGTTTCTTCCCAACTATTTTATTGGTGACGGGAAAAAATTGAAAATTAATTCTACACACTTGATCAAAATTACCACAATCGTTCGCAATTGCAACTACTTTTTTGCAACAAGCCTTAATTTCTTCGACAATTCTCTTATAAGCGTCCTGATTTACGCCAAGCGTAATGCCGTTAAAGAAGCGCTCGCTTACAGAATAGCGGTCCACGGCTCGGGCAGCCATAATCGCCATCTCTTTGTGCATAGCCCGGATCGCAATAGGGAGTGCTTCCTTGGAACCGATAACAGTTTGCGCGGTCTGCGAGTAGACTTTTTCGTCTTCTTTTTTCAAGAAGCCAGCCTTCACGAGAAAACTGAGCACATCGCGCACTTCTTCTGCAGAAACGTATTCCTTGCATTCTTCGGCAATGTCGCGAGGGGAAGCCCCCGGCATGAGCGGAGCAAGTTCTCGAATAAC
This is a stretch of genomic DNA from Fibrobacter succinogenes. It encodes these proteins:
- a CDS encoding FISUMP domain-containing protein; translated protein: MLKSTANNFATDLKSTVDWRDDGNGSDILGFSVLPAGECKAYSGGECTRIREKTCFWTTRQIDRTIHDITPETWNDYFWASIFCLTANSKDISNEVIDKFDYALSVRCVKDN
- a CDS encoding beta-L-arabinofuranosidase domain-containing protein: MNFGWFGKRLRTTLALMGVACSLGFSQDVLYPDMFALSDVQLLDGVLKERQDLNVETLLSYDVDRLLAPFYEEAGMRPKASKFPNWAGLDGHVLGHYLSALAMHYADNDDVQVKERLEYILKELKTIQDQNSKDNNFKGYISGVPNGKKMWLSMKSGNAGAQNGYWVPWYNIHKLYAGLRDAYVYAGYEQAKTMFLALCDWGITITDGLNDSKMQQMLGTEHGGMPEVYADAYYLTKNEKYLNAAKKWSHKWLLDPMSQGNDNLTNVHANTQVPKVVGFARIAELSGDQNFKKGSDFFWQTVVNKRSIAIGGNSISEHFPALNNHKKFVEEREGPESCNTYNMLKLTERLFNIKHDAHYTDFYERALFNHILSTIHPTHGGYVYFTPARPRHYRVYSKVNAGMWCCVGSGMENPAKYNQFIYTKDKDALYVNLFAASVLNWKDKSVKIKQETAFPKGESSKFTITGSGEFDMQIRHPYWVKEGEFKVIVNGDTVVKKSTPSSYVSAGKAWKSGDVVEVLYPMYTHVEDLPGVTDYVALLHGPIVLSAKTGTANLNGLVADDGRWSHIASGALESLDQAPMLASKKEDIPSKVEPVKGEPMHFKAPYLFAKQKDANLLLQPFYEVHDARYMMYWMVLTDPSILDRLEKEQKEALALDEKTVDKVAPGEQQPEVDHKMKIENSTSGTHQGEFYRDAGKCSGGDGGLISYEFETNSEDSLSLMVRYWGNEGCTREFDISIDGEKLVTENISGKWKKDEFVNVTYPIPDKMVKNKKIVRISFSASSGMVGGIFGVRLLRNKPKPVVVDPPTDIAPVAKVNLGFRVRATSQTLQIASDLPLAKTTSVKIYSMDGRLKLSQMLTAGANNFTVDIAGLKNGNYIVRFFQDGLVRGYTLFNKNGL
- a CDS encoding HlyD family secretion protein, with amino-acid sequence MNKLEDLLDNFWNTHKNNAGVAYVYTHKLSIAWILCVLFAVMLGFIYQGKAAMFRGIAESSETIISLPSPTEIVKIYVVPGQEVKPGDTIVVINRPDLTLRVAELTRELDALEGRSNLSSAEIDQKVAEVKANLETRRLALSAEIRTLESEYESNKAISAKLASLKGSKSKADGNDAMAMRIKSLKNELALATKSANEQIALLRGSNKLQKSSGKTEAANIRKELAELRKQQKELTQIAKENWVVGDVNVRDGEKVSSFAPIVTLAHKSPTLIRGYINEQIYENTNLGEAVKVTSLTGKGKAVIGEVVGLSSRIVPFPTRMWKMPEIPVYGREVTIKIPEENQFLLGEMVTITETSKRNLEKQQQKAKK
- a CDS encoding TolC family protein gives rise to the protein MKKVTLITLALSAAVFARPLNWEMLIESAKTDPRYQAAEKRAEATSAARNLKLWDKVELRYQMDGFSFAKHDFELRVTPQAFGERAADKAHYEAVKNYQQASFAVERSILLYDRYERGVRYVLRQKINEINKQLLQVIQDRIEVLHLKSGSASFNAEDLMASLEKNASLKANLLSDSTALRDAELKMLAWAPEYDNVKLDSAFLPTMEELAEFLKNGVTVDESFPLVALAKGKRDSDISKAMQDASKDRNYISHVGIGYSLQVESLMEKYKDLDYSDVSKDKYGKYWNEFMTKSGACPGEIIDGDCNGKWDNDKALGYTLRAIVPETDDRKTSDKFFLNLAFRLPFFDSNKDASLREQIEKLDAESKYLDEVREVNQKVARLTEEVLALIDQWKVLKDYAEQVNASGFMEQFAHKAGSDPLLLLRARESALESDLKAAKLEYDIFARYLALLDYAGGLARQDVANHLREGIR
- a CDS encoding FISUMP domain-containing protein encodes the protein MEFYFFGCSEENPFTIFANSSNDESSSSIFVESSSSEEFRLSSSSFDMFSSSSEISSSSWPQYSYGELIDKRDGQVYRTIKIGDQTWMAENLNYAYPHKIRDLDSASWCYNNEPDNCAKYGRLYMWEATMDCNAFEYTDNYYDYDSFCTEQVYKTEESFNFYRGTCPENWHIPSHDE
- a CDS encoding DUF4956 domain-containing protein is translated as MLDLLAVQSSTTNATIITLAYTLILAFILSSTIAWTYEKTFLGLSYSRNFVQGIVLSAVVAAMVMQAIGDNVGRGLGMMGALSVVRFRTSFKDPRDIMFIFAALGAGIGCGVYAWGAAVGGTIAFSCVAFLLSRTGLGTKHFFDGMLRFALPNEPKVRGQVEDIMKGNLKTFILITMREVDGGARLDVAYQIRLRATKPAAEILTLLSKVEGISDVQFMMQDATTEM
- a CDS encoding TIGR02147 family protein, whose amino-acid sequence is MKSIFEYRDYHLYLQEYYDERKRLGSFSWREFCRNAGFSSPNFLKLVCMGQSKLSKIKACQVAKSMGLVDYEEQYFYQLVAYGNAENNESQRAALLEMQRIALEHEVRVVDKEAFQYYESWKYPVIRELAPLMPGASPRDIAEECKEYVSAEEVRDVLSFLVKAGFLKKEDEKVYSQTAQTVIGSKEALPIAIRAMHKEMAIMAARAVDRYSVSERFFNGITLGVNQDAYKRIVEEIKACCKKVVAIANDCGNFDQVCRINFQFFPVTNKIVGKKHA